A genomic segment from Antedon mediterranea chromosome 6, ecAntMedi1.1, whole genome shotgun sequence encodes:
- the LOC140051124 gene encoding endosomal/lysosomal proton channel TMEM175-like, whose protein sequence is MLFCGFIADFIIGLCIGCRKFEGRDDEESRFKSCLSYLMDKRIREHLPSERVHNFSDGVFAIVATLIILDVTTAVVPNSETLQVDLRTTLKDDSELLLSYAATYITIGMIWYVHYTIFNHLVVAVSRAMNMFNKLTLLCVGVYPFNFKLISLYSKSTFERNENVAVQISCLLLFISTVSLLGTWGVAHLNGCARKLQENQKFFFTRTLIILSIYPVVSLLTFLCGFKAGTFDAVTFEIIQVCLPVVFLLMRFFLDRYHKHRQVQSSDEAQHVKQKEDFPAVPSSSIESEMTNM, encoded by the exons ATGCTGTTCTGTGGATTCATCGCTGACTTCATTATAGGTTTATGTATCGGTTGTAGAAAAT TTGAAGGACGAGATGACGAGGAGTCTAGGTTTAAATCATGTTTGTCTTATCTGATGGATAAACGCATCCGTGAACATCTCCCAAGTGAACGCGTACACA ACTTTTCTGACGGTGTTTTTGCCATAGTGGCAACTCTAATTATCCTTGATGTCAC TACTGCCGTTGTGCCAAATTCTGAAACTTTACAAGTTGACCTGAGGACAACACTGAAGGACGACTCGGAGCTACTACTATCATACGCAGCCACTTACATAACAATAG GAATGATTTGGTATGTACATTACACCATCTTTAACCAT TTAGTGGTGGCGGTTTCTCGTGCAATGAATATGTTCAATAAGTTG ACACTGCTGTGCGTTGGAGTGTACCCGTTTAATTTCAAACTCATCTCTCTTTATAGTAAAAGT ACGTTTGAAAGGAATGAAAATGTAGCAGTTCAAATAAGCTGTCTTTTACTATTTATCTCAACGGTGTCATTACTTGGTACGTGGGGAGTTGCACATTTAAATGG ATGTGCTCGTAAGTTACAAGAAAATCAAAAGTTTTTCTTCACCCGTACACTTATTATTCTCTCCATATATCCAGTTGTAAG TTTATTAACATTTCTGTGCGGATTCAAAGCTGGGACCTTCGATGCTGTTACATTTGAAATC atTCAAGTCTGTCTTCCCGTAGTTTTTCTCTTAATGCGATTTTTTCTTGATCGATATCAC AAACACCGACAGGTACAAAGTTCAGATGAAGCACAACATGTGAAACAAAAAGAAGACTTCCCCGCAGTGCCATCTTCCAGTATAGAAT cTGAAATGACAAATATGTAG
- the LOC140051126 gene encoding uncharacterized protein: MNNITATVSTALVNATTTLLDTVTTGTDVFTEIGTVTELTESVLNSTTTTARRLCSVDNLITCIHGSCYETNGLAHCVCLSNYTGKQCELYDASGYNFNHFKSLDSLQNVNKTMVFIGIIFVASLLITVLGVYAHLKYRKSIRNRTVELGTVERSHVVFEMLPSDEKRASSRPTTSKHAPRRPIYAPRRPVYAPRRSIYAPGMHSPSMPTQV; the protein is encoded by the exons CCGCAACCGTATCGACAGCACTGGTGAATGCGACAACGACATTATTGGACACGGTGACAACTGGAACCGATGTCTTTACAGAAATTGGAACGGTAACGGAGCTGACGGAAAGCGTATTAAACTCGACGACGACGACAGCCCGTCGTCTTTGCAGTGTGGACAACCTAATAACATGCATTCACGGTTCATGTTACGAAACTAATGGATTAGCACACTGCGT gtgTTTAAGCAATTATACGGGTAAACAGTGCGAGTTGTATGATGCTTCAGGCtataattttaatcattttaaatcatTAG ATTCGTTGCAGAATGTTAACAAAACAATGGTTTTTATTGGAATTATTTTCGTTGCATCTCTCCTGATAACTGTTCTTGGTGTTTATGCCCATTTAAAATATAG aaAATCTATCCGAAATAGAACAGTAGAGCTTGGCACAGTTGAAAGAAGTCACGTAGTCTTTGAGATGCTTCCCAGTGATGAAAAGAGGGCgtcgagtaggcctacaaccaGTAAGCATGCACCACGTAGACCTATTTATGCTCCCCGTAGGCCTGTGTATGCTCCCCGTAGGTCTATATATGCTCCAGGTATGCACTCACCCAGTATGCCAACGCAAGTATGA